TCCCCTTGAACCGCGTAGAAGGATAACCTTTGAGTATATACTGTTTGAAGGCCTTAATGACTCTTCCGGGGATGCTGACAGACTTGTGAAGCTTCTCAAGGGGATACCTTCGAAGATTAATCTCATACCCTTTAACCCCTACAAGGGGGCTGAGTTCAGGAGGCCTCGTGAGGAAAGGGTGCAGTTCTTCAGGAGTCTGTTACAGACGGGAGGCCTTACAGCGATTGTGAGGAAGAGTAAGGGACAGGATATACTGGCTGCCTGTGGTCAGTTGAGGGGATATTACACGGGCAGGGTCTCCTGCCATTGTGTTTGAAACTACCCTTTGTCAAGCTGCTGTGTTACCAGCTTAATCAGTTCCTGGGTCTGTATCGGTTTTGGAAGGTAGGCATTGGCGCCTATGTCCATTGCCTTTTTTCTATCCTCCTCAGTCCCCTCGGTAGTTATTATTATTATCGGTATATTCCTGAATTCCGAATTTCCCCTCACGAGGCTTATCAGTTTCAGTCCGTCCATTACAGGCATATTTATATCGGCAAGGATAATGTCAGCCTTCTCTGTTGACAGCTTTTTAAGTGCATCAACGCCGTCGGTGGCTTCTATAACCTTTGACCCGGGGATTCGGCGCATGGCAAAGCTTATAAGTTGTCTCATTGTTGGTGAATCCTCAACTACCAGGATAGTTGGCATGGCCCCTCCTCTATTGTGTTGGTTTTCCTTTTAGAAGTGCAAGGAAGTTCTGGATAGTTGTGAACTCCCTCTCAGACCGGTTGTATAACCGGGATGAAAATATGGCAGTGGCTGCATGGCCTGCCAGAAGATTGAACAGTTCGTAATCAACATCGGAAAAACCGGTCTTCTGGTCGAGGAAGGAATAGATTGCAATCACACCAATCACATGCTCTTTGATCTTAAGTGGTATGCATACAATGGGGTTTGCGGGGTCCTCTGATTCCGTGTGAATCGATTCATCTGAAAAGTAGCTTTCCCCTTCCCTGACCACTTCTCCTATAACTCCCTTGTCTATTGGAATTTTTGCAGTATTGTCCATGTCAATATCTTCTGAGGCAATTGGTTCTAACTCTTCGAGCTTTTTATCAATTAACATTACAGAAAACTTCCTTGCACCTATCAGATTAATTATGATTTCAAGGACTATCTTCAGTACCTCTTCATAATCGAGTGTTGAGTGAAGTTGGTAACTTGCTACATACATATTGGCGAGGTTATTGTTTTCTTCTGCTACAAGTATATATTTCTGTGCAAAGTCCCTGTTCTCTGTCTCAGCTTTTCTGAATCTTTCTTTCAGGGACTCTGTCTCATCTTCAAGCATTCTGATATGGTTTTCATAATTCCTTATCTTTGCTGCATTGGAAT
This genomic stretch from Nitrospirota bacterium harbors:
- a CDS encoding response regulator, translated to MPTILVVEDSPTMRQLISFAMRRIPGSKVIEATDGVDALKKLSTEKADIILADINMPVMDGLKLISLVRGNSEFRNIPIIIITTEGTEEDRKKAMDIGANAYLPKPIQTQELIKLVTQQLDKG
- a CDS encoding GAF domain-containing protein, translated to MDKDKEPGILKKADEFLQIFKKGEEFTRDLLKENEHLRFRIAELEEAQAQDSNAAKIRNYENHIRMLEDETESLKERFRKAETENRDFAQKYILVAEENNNLANMYVASYQLHSTLDYEEVLKIVLEIIINLIGARKFSVMLIDKKLEELEPIASEDIDMDNTAKIPIDKGVIGEVVREGESYFSDESIHTESEDPANPIVCIPLKIKEHVIGVIAIYSFLDQKTGFSDVDYELFNLLAGHAATAIFSSRLYNRSEREFTTIQNFLALLKGKPTQ